DNA from Acidobacteriota bacterium:
TGGCCAAGTTCAGGGGCCAGGGCGACCTCGTGACCTCGTTCTACCTGGATGCGGACAAGGGCCAAATGAGCCGCAAGGAGATCCATCTGGCCTTGAAGAACCTGCTCAACGAGGCCAGGGAACGGGCCTGCGGCCTGCCCGCGGGCAAGGACAGGATAGAATCGCTTCTCCAGGATCTCGACCGCATCGCCGAGTACGGCGGCCAGGCCCTCGCGTCCTCGAACGCCGCCGGACTGGCGGCCTTCTCGGCCAGCAGGCAAGGCTTCTGGCAGGCCCTGGAGCTGCCGCACGGCCCCCGCAACCGCCTGGTTTTCGACGCCAACTTCTACGTCCGCCCCCTGGCGGCCATCTCGGACAGGTACAGCCCGATCTGCGCCCTCATCGCCGGCTACCGCAAGTCCGTCTGGTACGGCGTGTCCATGGGGGAGATCCGGCTCCTCGACAAGATCGAAAGCGACGTGCCGGGCCGCGTCCGCGACGGCGGTTTCGAGGGCACCGCGGCCAAGAGGATCGAGCGCCGCGTCGACGCCCGCGTCCAGGAGCACCTCAAGCGGACGGCCCAAAAGACCTTCGAGATCAGCAAGAAGTACCCCTTCGACTGGCTCTTCATCGGCACCGAGGAAAGCCACGACAACGACTTCGATCCCTGCCTGCACAGCTATCTCCGCGGCAAGATCAAGGGCCGCCTGCGCGCCCATGTGACCGATCCGCCCGACAAGGTCCTGGCCGAGGTCCTCGGGCTGGAAGCCCGGCTGAAAAGAGCCGAGCAGGAGGAGATCGTCCAGAAGCTCATCGCCGAGCTCGAGCGCGGCGGCCTGGCCGTCTCGGGCCTGCGCGAGACCCTGCGCCGCCTGAACCAGTTCGAGGTCCAGACGCTCGTAGTCGCCCACAATTTCGCCCAGGCCGGGCGGGTCTGCCCGACCCACAAGTTCCTCTACATCGACGAGCTCAAGTGCCCGGTCGACGGCAAGAAGACCGACCCCGTCCCGGACATCGTCGACGAGGCCATCGAAACGGTGCTCAGGCGCGGCGGAACGGCCAAGCAGGTCGATCCGCCGTCCAGGTTAGACAGCTACGGCGGGATCGGCGCTCTCCTGAAATACAAGGCCGGAGCCTGAAAAAAAGGGGCCGGCCCTGCCGGCCAGGACAGGCCCGTTCCGTCGTGATCCTTCTCGGAGACCCGCTCAGGCTTGGACGGGCTTCTTCTCCTTGAATCTTATCTTATTGACCACGCTGTAGATAACGGGGATGACAAAGAGCGTCAGCACGGTCGTCGCCGTCAGGCCGAAGGCGATGGCGATGCCCAGCGGGGCCCGGAATTCCGATCCCGAGGACCGGGAGAAGGCCATCGGCAGGGCGCCGAGGACGGTCGTCAGGGCCGTCAGCAGGACGGCCCGCAGCCGCGTCGTCGAACCCAGGAGGATGGCCTCCCGCTTGTCGACGCCCTTCTTGATGAGCTGGTTGATGTAGTCGATCATGACGATGCCGTTGTTGACGGCTATGCCCATGAGCAGGATGACCCCGACCAGGACCGCCATGTTCAGCGTCTCGCCGGTGACGAGCAGGCCGATGATGACGCCGATGACGCCGAGCGGCACGGTGAACATGATGATGAACGGGTGGACGAAGTGCTCGAACTGGGAGGCCATGACCATGTAGACGAGCAGGGCAGCCAAGGCGAAGGCGGCGGCCAGGATGACAAAGGCGTCCCGCATGTCTTCGTAGGAGCCGCCGTACTCGACGAAGTAGCCTGGCGGCAGCGTCTTCTCGAAACCGGCCAGCCGGGCCTTGATGTCCTTGACGACGCTGCCGAGGTCGCGGCCGGAGATATTGGCCGTGATCGAGACGCGCCGGGCCTGGTTCTCGCGGTCGATCTTCAGCGGCCCGGTGCCGGTCGAGATGTCGGCCAGCTGCTCGAGGTAGACCGTCCGGCCGGCGGCCGTCCGGAGCGGAATGCTGCGGACCTCGTCCAGGCTGTCGCGGTACCGCTCCTTGAAGCGGAGCCGGACGTCGATCTCGTCGGTGCCCTCGCGGTAGCGCGTGGCGACCTTGCCGAGGGTGGCGGTCTGGACGGTGTTGGCCACCTGATAGACGGACAGGCCGAGCCGGTAGGCCCGCTCGCGGTCGATCTTGATCTGGACCTCGGGCTTGCCCGCGGCCAGCGTATGGGTGACGTCGCGGATGCCCTGGACGTCCGAGATCAGCCGGACTACCTGGTCGGCCTGGTTCTTGAGGGCCGGCAGGTCCGTGCCGAAGAGCTTGATCTCGACCGGGGCCGCCGAGCCGCCGAGCATCATCTGGCTCATGTCGATGGCCTCAAACTTGACCCCGCGAAGGTTCGGCAGCTGCTTCCGGATCCGCTCCAGGAGCTGCAGGTCGGATTCCTTCCGCAGGTCGCGCTTGACCAGCCCGACCCAGAGCAGGCCCTCGTGCGTGCCCTGGTTGGAGAACGTCGAGGCAGCGTCGCTGGCGTCCTGCTCGGCCTGGGAGCCGGTCTGGGCCGAGATCATCGTGATCTCCGGCATCTTGGCCATGATGTTCTCGACCAGGCGGACGACGCGGTCGGTCTCTTCGAGGGCCGTGCCGACCGGCAGGCGGACCTTGAGCAGGATCATGTCCCGGTCCTGGGCCGGGATGAACTCCATCGGCAAGAAGGGGACGATGGCCATCGACAGGGCGAAGGCCCCGAGGGCCCCGAACAGGACCGCCCGCCGGTGGTGGAGGGCCCAATCGAGCCGTTTCCTGTACCAGGCTTTGGCCCTGGCGAACTGCCGCTCCTCGGGCGCCTTGACGATGGCCCGGAGGCTTTTCTTCGACCGGAAGAGCAGCGACGTGGACAGGGGCACGACCGTCAGGGCGACGAAGAGCGAGGCCAGGAGCGAGAAGGCGATGGACAGGCCCAGGGCCTGGGTCAGCTTGCCGGTGATGCCCGAGGCGAAGATCATGGGGAAGAAGACGGCGATCGTCGTCAGGGTCGAGGCGGTGATGGCCATGCCGACTTCGGCCGCGCCGGCGATGGACGCCCGGTCGGCCGGTTCACCCTCCTCGAGATGCCGGTAAACGTTCTCGATTACGACGATGGCATTGTCGACAAGCATGCCGATGCCCAGGGCCAGGCCGCCGAGGGTCAGCAGGTTGAGGGTGTAGCCGGCGGCGTAAAGCGCGATGAACGTGGTGATGATCGACAGGGGGATGGCCAGGCTGATGACGAACGTCGGCCGCCAGTTGCGGAGGAACAGGAAGATGAGCAGGATGGCCAGCAGGCCGCCCTGCCAGGCGTTGGTGACGGTGTTCGAGGTCACCTGCTCGATCATGTCGCCCTGGTCCATGGCCACATGAAAGACAGGGTTGCCGGGGATGGTCCCGACGAGCTTCTTGAGCTCGGCCTTGACGTTCTTGCTGGCGATCTGGGTGTTGGCGCCGGAGCGCTTGCTGACCATGATGTAGACGCCGTTCTGGCCCTGGATGCGGGCCGTGTAGCGGACGTCCCGGAGCGTGTCCTTGACCTCGGCGACGTCGGAGACATAGACGGGCTCGCCCGCCGCGGTCATGCCGATGACGGTCCGGCGGATGTCGCCCAGGTCCTTGTACTCGCCCATGGTGCGGACGAGGACCTCCGTGTAGCGCTCGACGAGGTTCCCGGCCGGCAGGTTGAGGTTCTCGGCCCCCAGGGCCAGACGGAGCTGGTCGAGGGTCAGGCCCCGGCTCTCCAGGGCGGCCCGGTCGACATCGACCAGGATCTCGCGCTCATCCATGGAGAAGACGCGGGCCGAGGCGACCCCGTCGATCCGTTCCAGGCGCGGCGCGATCTCGTCCTCCATGATCGTCTTGAGCCGCATGGGCGGAAGATCGCTGGTGACGCCGTAGAAGATGACCGGGAACTGGCTGAAGCTGAACTTCATGACCAGCGGCTCGCCGGCCTCCTCGGGCAGATACTGCTTGTAAAGGCCGATCTGGTCGCGGATGTCCTGGGCGGCGAAATCGAGGTTGGTGCCCCACTCGAACTCGACGCTGATGACCGAGACGCCCTCCGAGGTTTGCGAGGTGACCTTCTTGACCCGGTTGACCGAGCTGACCATCTGCTCCAGCGGCCGGGTCAGGACGTTCTCGATGTCCTCGGACGAGGCCCCGGAATAGCTCGTGATGACCGAGACGGTAGGGAACTCGAGGTCGGGGAAGAAATCGAGCCCCAGCCGGAAGAAGGAGATGGTGCCCAGGACGACGAGGATCATCGCCATCATGGACGTCGTGACTTTCTTGTTGACCGAGAATTCGGGGAGCTTCATGATCTCACCTCCTCGAGGACCAGGACCGGCGCGCCCTCTTCGAGCCCGTAGTTGCCCTCGACGACCACTGCTTCGCCGCCGGCGAGCCCGGACAGGACCTCGATCATGGTCGTGTCCTGGAGGCCGAGCTTGACGGTCTTGCGCACGGCCTTGCCGCCCTCGACGACGAAGACATAAGAGTTCTCCAGGATGGCCGTCTGGGGCACGACCAGGGCGTTGTCGTGGGACTCGAGCTCGAAGACCAGGTCGCCGAAGGTGCCGGGCCGGAGGGCGGAGTCGGGATTGGGTACGTGGACCTCGACGCCGAACTTCTTGGTCTGCGGGTCGGCGGTCAGGTTGACGACGCGGACGACGCCCCGGAACTCGCGGCCGGGCAGGGCGCCGGCCTTCAGGACGGCCTCCTGGTCCTTGCGGATGCGGCCGATGTCCTCGGAGGTGACGGCCACGGCCAGCTTGATCGTCGAGTAATCCATGAGCGTCAGCACGCCGCCGGCGCCGCCGCCGAAGCCGCCCATCATGGGGTTGATGACGTCGCCGACCTCGGCGTTCTTGGAAGCGACGACGCCGGCGAAGGGGGCCTTCATGAGCGAGACGTCCAGGGCGTGCCGGGCCAGGTTGAGGGCGGCCTGGGCCTGCTCGAGCTGGGCGGCGGCGGCGTCGAAGGCCAGCTGGACCTTCTCCCGCTGCTGCTCGGAGACGGCCTGCTCCCGGATCAGCCGGTCCATGCGCTCCTTGTTCTTGAGGGCGTCGGCGTAGGCCGCCTCGGCCACGGCCACCCCGGCCTCGGCCTGCTTGAGCTGGAGCCGGATGGATTCGGTCTCGAGCTCGGCCAGGAGCCGGCCCCGGGCCACGCGGTCGCCGGCCTCGACGTAGATGCGGGCGATCTTGCCGCCGGTCTCGGGGGTGATGTTGATCTTGTTCAGGGCCTCGAGCGTCCCGGTGTAGGTGATCTTCTCGGTGATCCGCTCGCGGGCGGCCTTGAAGATCTTGACCGGCGCCGCGCCGAAGGCCTGGGCCGCCGGCCCGTCGGCCTTGGCGGCCGTCTTCCTGCAGGCGCCGCCGGTTGCGATCACGGCCGCGGCCAGGGCGGCCAGGGCGAGCTTCTTGGCGATCTGGGGCGTGTTCATGGGTTCCTCCGTTAGTTCGAGCGGTTCTCGGACCGGCTCCGGCCGACGGCCTTTTCGAGCTGGGCCTGCGAGATGACGCAATCGTAGAGCGCCTGGGAATAGTTGGTCCGGGCCTGGCTCAGGGCCACCTGGGCCGTCGAGACGTCCAGGTTGGTGGCCAGTCCTTCGGCGTAGTTCAGCTCCGCGATGCGGACGGCCTCGCGGGCCTGTTCTACGTTCTTCTCCTGGGAGACCAGCGTCTCACTGGCCTGGGTGATGTTCAGGACGGCCTGGCGGACCTCGAAGGCGATCGCGTCCGACATCCCCTTGCGGGTCCATTCGAGCTCGCGGATCGCGGCCTTGGCCTGGCCGGCCTGGGCCCGCGACTGGAAGCCGTCGAAGATCGACATCGACAGGGACAGGTTGATCGAATAGAAGTTCTGCCAGGTACCCCGGTGGAGGTTCATGTTGTCGGCCCAGAGGCTGTAGCTCCCGCCGACGGCCAGCGTCGGCAACTGCGAGCCGCGGGCGATCTTGAGCATCTCCCCGGCCATGCGGCGCTGGTAATCGAGCTGGCGGAGCTCCGGCCGCTGGGCCATGGCCTCCTCGACGATCCCCGCCGTCCCGGGCTCGAGGGCCGGGGCGGCCAGCTCGCCGCGTACCTCGATCGGCGCGTCGAGCCCGAGGCCGAGGACGGTCTTCAGGCCGAGCGCGGCCACGTCGATGCCGTTCCGGGCCCGGATGGCCTGGGGCTTGAGGTTGGCCACCTGGACCTCCGAGCGGAGGAGATCGAACTTCGAGGCCATGCCGACGGCGTGGAGGTTCTTGACGTTCTCCCGGAACTTTTCCGCCAGGGCCAGGGCCTCGTCGGCGACCGAAGAGAATTCCCTGGCCAGCAGATAGCCGTAGAAGGCCCGCTTGGCCTCGAAGACCGTCTCCTGCTCGGACAGGCGGACCGCTTCCTGGCTGGCCCTGAGCCCGTACTGGGCCTGCTTGTACCCGGCCGTGAGGCGCCCGCCGGCGAAAAGGGGCAGCGAGAACGCCAGGGCCATCTGGTAGTCCTTGGTGAAGTCGATGGTGATCCGCTGCGGCGCGCCCCCGGTCAGGGACGGGAACTCCAGGACGAAGAGCTTCTCGTCCAGGGTGTCGGTGCCCTGGGCGCTCAGGGAGGGCAGGAACCCCGACACTGCCTGGCGGACGCCGGCCCGGGCCTGGGCGACCTTTTCCTGGGAGGCCATGTGGAACGGGTTCTGGCGGAGGGCCATGGCCACTGCCTCGTCGAGCGTCAGGACGACCGGGGGCTTGGGCTCCTGGGCGGACAGGACGCCGGGCCCGAGGATGGCGAGCGCCAGGGCGAACAGCGCG
Protein-coding regions in this window:
- a CDS encoding efflux RND transporter permease subunit codes for the protein MKLPEFSVNKKVTTSMMAMILVVLGTISFFRLGLDFFPDLEFPTVSVITSYSGASSEDIENVLTRPLEQMVSSVNRVKKVTSQTSEGVSVISVEFEWGTNLDFAAQDIRDQIGLYKQYLPEEAGEPLVMKFSFSQFPVIFYGVTSDLPPMRLKTIMEDEIAPRLERIDGVASARVFSMDEREILVDVDRAALESRGLTLDQLRLALGAENLNLPAGNLVERYTEVLVRTMGEYKDLGDIRRTVIGMTAAGEPVYVSDVAEVKDTLRDVRYTARIQGQNGVYIMVSKRSGANTQIASKNVKAELKKLVGTIPGNPVFHVAMDQGDMIEQVTSNTVTNAWQGGLLAILLIFLFLRNWRPTFVISLAIPLSIITTFIALYAAGYTLNLLTLGGLALGIGMLVDNAIVVIENVYRHLEEGEPADRASIAGAAEVGMAITASTLTTIAVFFPMIFASGITGKLTQALGLSIAFSLLASLFVALTVVPLSTSLLFRSKKSLRAIVKAPEERQFARAKAWYRKRLDWALHHRRAVLFGALGAFALSMAIVPFLPMEFIPAQDRDMILLKVRLPVGTALEETDRVVRLVENIMAKMPEITMISAQTGSQAEQDASDAASTFSNQGTHEGLLWVGLVKRDLRKESDLQLLERIRKQLPNLRGVKFEAIDMSQMMLGGSAAPVEIKLFGTDLPALKNQADQVVRLISDVQGIRDVTHTLAAGKPEVQIKIDRERAYRLGLSVYQVANTVQTATLGKVATRYREGTDEIDVRLRFKERYRDSLDEVRSIPLRTAAGRTVYLEQLADISTGTGPLKIDRENQARRVSITANISGRDLGSVVKDIKARLAGFEKTLPPGYFVEYGGSYEDMRDAFVILAAAFALAALLVYMVMASQFEHFVHPFIIMFTVPLGVIGVIIGLLVTGETLNMAVLVGVILLMGIAVNNGIVMIDYINQLIKKGVDKREAILLGSTTRLRAVLLTALTTVLGALPMAFSRSSGSEFRAPLGIAIAFGLTATTVLTLFVIPVIYSVVNKIRFKEKKPVQA
- a CDS encoding efflux RND transporter periplasmic adaptor subunit → MNTPQIAKKLALAALAAAVIATGGACRKTAAKADGPAAQAFGAAPVKIFKAARERITEKITYTGTLEALNKINITPETGGKIARIYVEAGDRVARGRLLAELETESIRLQLKQAEAGVAVAEAAYADALKNKERMDRLIREQAVSEQQREKVQLAFDAAAAQLEQAQAALNLARHALDVSLMKAPFAGVVASKNAEVGDVINPMMGGFGGGAGGVLTLMDYSTIKLAVAVTSEDIGRIRKDQEAVLKAGALPGREFRGVVRVVNLTADPQTKKFGVEVHVPNPDSALRPGTFGDLVFELESHDNALVVPQTAILENSYVFVVEGGKAVRKTVKLGLQDTTMIEVLSGLAGGEAVVVEGNYGLEEGAPVLVLEEVRS
- a CDS encoding TolC family protein, translated to MRRSAVALFALALAILGPGVLSAQEPKPPVVLTLDEAVAMALRQNPFHMASQEKVAQARAGVRQAVSGFLPSLSAQGTDTLDEKLFVLEFPSLTGGAPQRITIDFTKDYQMALAFSLPLFAGGRLTAGYKQAQYGLRASQEAVRLSEQETVFEAKRAFYGYLLAREFSSVADEALALAEKFRENVKNLHAVGMASKFDLLRSEVQVANLKPQAIRARNGIDVAALGLKTVLGLGLDAPIEVRGELAAPALEPGTAGIVEEAMAQRPELRQLDYQRRMAGEMLKIARGSQLPTLAVGGSYSLWADNMNLHRGTWQNFYSINLSLSMSIFDGFQSRAQAGQAKAAIRELEWTRKGMSDAIAFEVRQAVLNITQASETLVSQEKNVEQAREAVRIAELNYAEGLATNLDVSTAQVALSQARTNYSQALYDCVISQAQLEKAVGRSRSENRSN